From a region of the Paenibacillus sp. FSL R10-2734 genome:
- a CDS encoding NCS2 family permease has product MKSNFWRNSVGLAPENEWKREWAAGILSYFASVYIVMVNAAILHDAGMPLRPAMVATLLTAVTGCLLMAFGGKTPIIVVPGMGINAFFTYTLVHSMNLGWREALTVVVITGVLFAIVSFTSLYRILSEAIPQNLQHAITVGIGLFLTFIGLQKSGIVIAHQTTFVAIGHFSDPAVITSCVTLLLALVLFIRGTNGGLLISMLVGTGLAYLLGAAHVPEKQASGHVFTGYGSLFLGMDWSGIVSLVFWIAVFLLLLIVVFENIGLVASQTTLAGRPERFKSSLRALSIANIAAGLFGSSPVVAAAESNAGIAAGGRSGLTSLVAGLLFGATFLFLPLLSYIPDSAIAPILIVIGGLMVQNVREMDLSDLTELFPSFLIMVMIPFTYSIVDGMAFGFIAYPIVKLAVGKGKEVPPALYGIAGLFVANFILQAVL; this is encoded by the coding sequence ATGAAATCGAATTTTTGGCGAAATAGTGTAGGGCTTGCGCCTGAGAATGAATGGAAACGGGAATGGGCTGCTGGGATCCTCTCGTATTTTGCTTCGGTATATATTGTAATGGTGAATGCGGCCATTCTCCATGACGCGGGGATGCCGCTTAGACCGGCTATGGTGGCTACACTATTGACTGCCGTTACAGGCTGTCTACTGATGGCCTTCGGTGGGAAGACGCCGATTATCGTGGTGCCAGGTATGGGGATCAACGCCTTTTTCACCTACACACTTGTTCATTCTATGAATTTGGGTTGGAGAGAGGCGCTTACTGTTGTCGTTATAACGGGTGTGTTGTTCGCTATAGTGTCCTTCACTTCGCTTTATCGTATTCTTAGTGAAGCGATTCCTCAGAACCTGCAGCATGCCATAACAGTCGGGATAGGATTGTTTCTGACCTTTATAGGGCTGCAAAAGAGCGGGATCGTGATTGCACACCAGACCACTTTTGTTGCTATAGGACATTTTAGTGATCCTGCAGTTATCACTTCCTGTGTAACCTTGTTGCTCGCTTTAGTGCTGTTTATCCGGGGAACCAACGGAGGCTTGCTCATCAGTATGCTGGTTGGTACCGGACTAGCCTACTTGCTGGGAGCGGCTCACGTTCCAGAAAAGCAGGCATCAGGCCATGTATTTACGGGTTATGGGAGCCTATTTCTCGGAATGGACTGGAGCGGCATAGTGAGCCTTGTGTTCTGGATCGCTGTATTCCTGTTATTGTTAATCGTTGTATTTGAAAATATCGGTCTTGTCGCCTCACAGACGACGCTGGCAGGGCGTCCTGAGCGCTTCAAGAGTAGCTTACGAGCGCTCTCTATTGCCAATATCGCTGCAGGTCTCTTCGGAAGCAGTCCTGTAGTAGCTGCTGCGGAATCCAATGCAGGAATCGCTGCAGGTGGGCGTTCGGGTCTGACCTCGCTCGTGGCAGGGCTTCTGTTCGGCGCGACATTCTTATTCTTACCGCTGCTATCTTACATTCCGGACAGTGCTATCGCACCGATCTTGATTGTAATTGGCGGGCTTATGGTACAGAATGTGCGTGAGATGGATTTGAGCGATTTGACTGAGCTTTTCCCTTCTTTCTTGATCATGGTTATGATTCCATTCACCTATAGCATCGTAGACGGTATGGCTTTTGGCTTCATCGCTTATCCGATCGTGAAGCTTGCGGTGGGCAAGGGTAAAGAAGTACCTCCTGCGCTGTATGGGATTGCGGGCTTGTTTGTAGCTAACTTTATTTTGCAAGCTGTGCTATAG
- a CDS encoding tRNA threonylcarbamoyladenosine dehydratase, producing the protein MLHQFSRTELAIGPEGLEIMKNSTVAVLGIGGVGGIAVEALARTGIGRLILIDKDTVDITNVNRQIHALTTTVGQKKADLMVERVKLINPECEAIALNMFYTEETYEELFKLKPDYVLDASDTIIYKVHLIKECLSRGIPMISSMGAANKMDPTRFQVADISKTTYDPIARVIRQKLRKEGIKKGVKVVFSTEPPMKPRQDVTDKIVPENAPDRRKAKQPPASNSFVPPVAGLIMVSVAVRDLLEAGGVSV; encoded by the coding sequence ATGCTGCATCAGTTCTCACGTACGGAACTGGCGATCGGACCGGAAGGACTGGAGATTATGAAGAACAGCACGGTAGCGGTGCTTGGCATCGGCGGTGTTGGCGGTATAGCTGTTGAGGCTTTGGCGCGTACCGGTATCGGCAGACTTATTCTCATAGATAAGGATACCGTAGACATCACCAATGTAAACCGCCAGATTCATGCTCTTACAACTACGGTTGGGCAGAAAAAAGCTGATCTGATGGTAGAACGTGTGAAGCTGATCAATCCGGAATGCGAAGCGATCGCACTCAACATGTTCTATACGGAAGAAACCTATGAGGAATTGTTCAAATTAAAACCTGATTATGTCCTGGATGCTTCGGATACGATTATTTATAAGGTCCACTTAATCAAAGAATGTCTGTCCCGTGGAATCCCTATGATCTCAAGCATGGGCGCTGCCAACAAAATGGATCCTACACGATTCCAGGTAGCGGATATTTCAAAGACAACTTATGACCCGATTGCTCGTGTCATTCGTCAGAAGCTGCGTAAGGAAGGCATTAAGAAGGGCGTGAAGGTGGTTTTCTCTACGGAGCCGCCAATGAAGCCGCGTCAGGATGTTACAGATAAGATCGTTCCGGAGAATGCGCCGGATCGACGTAAAGCGAAACAACCGCCAGCCAGCAATTCATTTGTTCCACCGGTAGCCGGCCTGATCATGGTCAGCGTTGCCGTACGTGATTTGCTTGAGGCTGGAGGCGTCAGCGTGTAA
- the opp4B gene encoding oligopeptide ABC transporter permease, producing the protein MWKIIVRRILIMIPQIFLLSILVFLMAKAMPGDALSGMLDPNVDPAAIEAMREKLGLNDPWYIQYWDWITKAIQGDFGQSFRFKMPVSELIGQRLMNTLWLAIVTLILTYLIAIPLGIISGRYNDSWLDRLITGYTYIGFAAPLFIFALLMVWVFGFHFHWFPTSGSVSPGEVPGTLSHFWSKIYHLLLPALSMALIATVGTVQYLRNEIIDTKQKDFILTARAKGASESRVYNRHILRNSLLPIAAFFGYEITGLIGGTVFVESIFSYPGMGMLFLSSITIRDFSVVTALVLLYGIAAIVGALLSDIILSIVDPRIRIK; encoded by the coding sequence ATGTGGAAGATTATCGTTCGTAGAATTCTTATTATGATTCCTCAAATATTTCTGTTAAGTATTCTTGTTTTTCTTATGGCGAAGGCGATGCCGGGAGATGCGTTATCAGGGATGCTTGATCCGAATGTTGATCCTGCGGCAATCGAAGCGATGAGAGAAAAGCTTGGCTTAAATGATCCATGGTACATCCAGTATTGGGACTGGATCACGAAAGCGATACAAGGTGATTTTGGTCAGTCTTTCCGTTTCAAAATGCCTGTTTCTGAGCTTATTGGTCAACGTCTCATGAATACCCTTTGGCTGGCGATTGTCACGCTGATCCTTACATATCTTATTGCTATTCCACTTGGTATTATTAGCGGTCGTTACAATGATTCATGGCTGGACCGGCTAATTACTGGATACACCTATATTGGTTTTGCTGCACCATTGTTTATTTTCGCCCTCTTAATGGTTTGGGTCTTCGGTTTTCACTTTCATTGGTTTCCTACTAGCGGTAGTGTCAGTCCTGGAGAAGTTCCGGGTACGCTAAGTCACTTCTGGAGTAAAATTTACCATCTGCTTCTGCCTGCGTTATCTATGGCGCTCATTGCAACGGTGGGGACAGTACAATATTTGCGGAATGAGATCATTGATACAAAGCAAAAGGACTTTATTCTCACAGCAAGAGCCAAAGGAGCTTCAGAGTCACGCGTCTACAACCGCCATATTTTGCGAAATTCCTTATTGCCGATCGCTGCATTTTTCGGGTATGAGATTACTGGACTGATTGGCGGAACGGTGTTCGTTGAAAGTATCTTTAGCTATCCGGGTATGGGTATGCTGTTTCTCAGCTCGATAACGATAAGGGATTTCAGCGTAGTAACGGCTCTCGTTCTTCTGTATGGGATTGCTGCCATCGTCGGTGCGTTGTTATCAGACATCATATTAAGTATCGTAGATCCGCGTATCCGGATTAAATAA
- a CDS encoding ABC transporter ATP-binding protein, which produces MSEELLEIKNLSTSFRIADDYYAAVDDVTLSVRKNEILAIVGESGSGKSALAFSIMGLHTRAKIDGHINYKGQDIVNMSPAALNKLRGQEMSMIFQDPLSALNPLMIIGSQIEEVLILHDSKLSKKQRKEKVIDLLTKVGISRPEHTYQQYPHELSGGMRQRVVIAIAIANGPKLLIADEPTTALDVTIQLQILELIKRLKNDMQAGIILITHDLGVVSEMADRVAVMYAGQIVEIADIYTLTSNPKHPYTRSLLNSIPTVKEEKSRLHVIQGIVPPLQNLPRKGCRFSARTPWIPEWEHEENPQLHEVAPGHFVRCTCHNNFHFPDTNEEASHNGTS; this is translated from the coding sequence TTGAGCGAAGAACTACTAGAAATCAAGAATTTATCGACATCGTTCAGGATCGCAGATGATTATTATGCTGCAGTAGATGATGTAACCCTGTCCGTTCGTAAAAATGAGATTCTTGCTATTGTTGGAGAGTCTGGTTCTGGAAAAAGTGCGCTCGCCTTTTCGATCATGGGATTGCACACCAGAGCAAAAATAGACGGGCATATTAATTACAAGGGACAGGACATCGTTAACATGTCCCCGGCCGCTTTAAACAAACTGCGAGGTCAAGAGATGTCGATGATCTTTCAGGATCCTTTATCCGCTTTAAATCCGCTTATGATTATCGGTTCACAGATTGAAGAAGTACTCATTTTGCATGATTCCAAGCTTTCAAAGAAACAGAGGAAAGAGAAGGTCATTGATCTTCTGACCAAGGTTGGAATCTCCCGTCCCGAACATACATATCAGCAGTACCCCCACGAACTATCTGGTGGAATGAGGCAGAGGGTTGTAATCGCGATTGCGATTGCTAATGGCCCCAAGCTCTTGATCGCCGATGAGCCGACTACGGCACTAGATGTAACTATTCAATTACAAATCCTTGAACTAATTAAAAGATTAAAAAACGATATGCAAGCAGGCATTATCCTAATCACTCATGATCTAGGGGTTGTGAGCGAAATGGCTGACCGGGTTGCGGTCATGTACGCTGGGCAAATTGTAGAAATTGCAGATATTTATACGTTAACCTCTAATCCGAAGCATCCGTATACAAGATCCTTATTGAATTCCATTCCAACTGTTAAAGAAGAGAAATCCAGACTTCATGTGATTCAGGGAATCGTCCCACCACTACAGAATCTTCCGCGTAAAGGATGTCGTTTCTCAGCTCGAACGCCTTGGATTCCTGAATGGGAGCATGAGGAAAATCCACAGCTGCATGAAGTTGCACCCGGACATTTCGTTCGCTGCACCTGTCATAACAATTTTCATTTCCCTGATACTAACGAGGAGGCAAGCCACAATGGGACTTCTTGA
- a CDS encoding ABC transporter permease yields the protein MAKTSAEIALLQETDKSPSGFKIVWREIVRDKLALVSLIFLFAIIAAVYGISLFLDQKEIVTVDLFALYEKPSAVHWLGTDYGGRDVFGQLIIGTRNSMSIAFMVTFFTGIIGILVGLFSGYFGGTVDNISMRVVDFFMILPFIMIVIAFVSAVPKYNTLTFSFIMTAFLWMGIARLIRSKTLQEKELDYVQASKTLGSSNLKIMFTQVLPNLSSIIIVTMTLNLAANIGLESGLSFLGFGFPESTPSLGTLVSYARNPQTLEFRWWIWLPASLLILVLMLSINNVGQALKRATDARQRKG from the coding sequence ATGGCAAAGACAAGCGCAGAGATAGCTCTGCTGCAGGAAACAGATAAAAGTCCATCAGGCTTCAAAATTGTTTGGCGTGAGATCGTGCGGGATAAACTGGCTTTGGTCTCACTGATTTTCCTATTTGCGATTATTGCCGCTGTGTATGGAATTTCCTTATTTTTAGATCAAAAAGAAATTGTTACGGTTGACTTGTTCGCCCTGTATGAGAAGCCTTCGGCTGTACACTGGCTGGGGACTGATTATGGAGGACGAGATGTATTCGGTCAATTAATTATAGGCACACGAAATTCCATGTCGATTGCTTTTATGGTTACTTTTTTTACGGGAATCATCGGTATACTAGTTGGCCTGTTCTCTGGATACTTTGGGGGAACGGTAGATAATATTTCGATGCGTGTTGTAGATTTCTTCATGATTTTGCCTTTTATAATGATTGTTATAGCTTTCGTAAGTGCAGTTCCTAAATACAATACGTTAACCTTCTCCTTTATTATGACTGCCTTTCTATGGATGGGGATTGCCAGGTTAATTCGTTCCAAGACGTTACAAGAGAAGGAACTGGATTACGTTCAGGCATCTAAGACCCTAGGCTCCTCCAATCTTAAAATTATGTTCACACAAGTGCTGCCGAACTTAAGCTCAATCATTATCGTCACGATGACTTTAAATTTGGCAGCTAATATTGGATTGGAATCAGGCCTATCCTTTCTAGGTTTTGGTTTTCCAGAAAGTACACCCAGTCTGGGTACTCTAGTAAGCTACGCGAGAAATCCGCAAACGCTTGAGTTCAGATGGTGGATCTGGTTACCCGCATCACTGCTGATCCTAGTATTGATGTTGAGTATAAATAATGTGGGTCAAGCGCTCAAACGTGCGACCGACGCAAGACAAAGAAAAGGATAA
- a CDS encoding CD3324 family protein yields MSYVNGKDVLPPGLLEELQGYIQGELLYIPKRTEERVRWGENSGTRKEIANRNKEIFSCHRSGDSVAELQKKYHLSEESIRKIISKMRLAVNC; encoded by the coding sequence TTGAGTTATGTAAATGGGAAGGATGTGCTCCCCCCTGGCTTGCTAGAAGAGCTTCAGGGATACATCCAAGGTGAACTGCTCTACATCCCAAAGAGGACGGAAGAGCGAGTTCGATGGGGCGAGAATAGTGGTACGAGGAAAGAAATAGCGAATCGTAATAAGGAAATTTTCAGTTGTCATCGAAGCGGTGATTCCGTAGCAGAGCTTCAGAAGAAGTATCATCTGTCGGAAGAAAGCATTCGTAAAATCATATCAAAAATGCGGCTGGCAGTAAATTGCTAG
- a CDS encoding ATP-binding cassette domain-containing protein: MGLLEVKDLKVHFPIHGGIFRKEVGEVKAVDNVSFSIEAGQTYGLVGESGSGKTTTGRAIIGLNSITSGSVIFEGQDLALKGVRKQRNVRKDIQMIFQDPYSSLNPKKRVLDIIAEPLRNFEKMSPGEEKRRVQELLLQVGLSPENILKYPHEFSGGQRQRIGIARAIALKPKLIIADEPVSALDVSVQAQVLNFMQDIQKELNLTFLFISHDLGIIRHMCDHIGIMYKGRHVEQGTAKDIFDNPRHIYTKRLIAAIPDIDPKQREKQTEFRKSVSMEYEQAHRNYFDEEGMPYPLKSISETHLVALPEKG; encoded by the coding sequence ATGGGACTTCTTGAGGTTAAAGATTTAAAGGTTCATTTTCCGATTCACGGAGGCATCTTCCGAAAAGAAGTGGGTGAGGTCAAAGCTGTAGACAATGTTAGTTTTTCCATTGAAGCAGGGCAAACCTATGGTTTGGTTGGTGAATCCGGTTCCGGTAAGACGACTACAGGCCGTGCGATCATCGGACTCAATTCTATTACTAGCGGCAGTGTTATTTTTGAAGGACAGGATTTAGCTTTAAAAGGTGTACGTAAGCAAAGAAATGTGCGCAAAGACATTCAGATGATCTTTCAGGATCCATACTCGTCCTTAAACCCTAAGAAACGTGTGCTGGATATTATTGCTGAACCCTTGCGTAATTTCGAAAAAATGTCTCCGGGGGAAGAAAAACGCCGCGTGCAGGAACTACTTTTGCAGGTAGGTTTAAGCCCTGAGAACATCCTTAAATATCCGCATGAATTTTCGGGAGGCCAGCGGCAGCGGATCGGAATTGCAAGAGCGATTGCACTCAAACCGAAGTTGATTATTGCGGATGAGCCTGTCTCTGCGCTGGATGTCTCCGTACAGGCACAGGTGCTGAATTTTATGCAGGATATTCAAAAAGAACTGAATCTTACTTTTTTGTTTATCAGTCATGATCTCGGGATCATCAGACATATGTGTGATCACATTGGGATTATGTATAAAGGACGTCATGTGGAGCAAGGCACTGCTAAAGATATTTTTGACAATCCTCGGCATATTTATACTAAACGTCTTATTGCTGCCATTCCTGATATTGATCCGAAGCAAAGAGAGAAGCAGACGGAGTTTAGGAAATCAGTAAGTATGGAATATGAACAAGCGCACCGGAATTATTTTGATGAAGAAGGCATGCCTTATCCATTGAAATCCATTTCCGAGACTCATCTGGTAGCCTTGCCTGAGAAAGGTTGA
- a CDS encoding replication-associated recombination protein A — protein MDLFSMGEDTGGGRLLADRMRPENLDEYIGQEHIIGRGKLLRRAIEADQVSSILLYGPPGCGKTTLAHIISHHTQGEFVRLNAVEASVKDVREVIERAQNNKTLYGSKTILFLDEVHRFNSSRQDALLPAVEKGTITFIGATTENPFHYVNGALMSRSTLFQLEALTSEHSLVAMRRALADKDRGLGFMELQVDEDALQHIATMANGDIRRALNALELAALTTAPQIDGSVHITLEVAEESIRRPIVKADESTQYDVLSAFHKSIRGSSDAALFWFLYAVEKLGMDPMTFIRRLIAASSEDIGLANPQAMVQAVSALEAYRNNGWPEAKLNIAQAILFAVESPKSNAVYTAISNAMASMDEIKSAEVPLHLRDTHYKGAAALGHEGYQYPHNFPGHYVKQEYLPKEISQRVFYQATEQGNEIKIRHNQRLRAEQ, from the coding sequence ATGGATTTGTTTTCTATGGGAGAGGACACCGGGGGCGGACGGCTGCTTGCCGACCGAATGAGACCGGAGAATCTGGATGAATATATTGGTCAAGAACATATTATAGGTCGGGGAAAGCTGCTAAGAAGAGCGATTGAGGCAGACCAGGTCTCTTCGATTTTGCTCTATGGACCTCCTGGATGTGGCAAAACAACACTGGCTCATATTATTTCTCATCACACGCAAGGAGAATTCGTGCGCCTGAATGCGGTGGAAGCATCCGTGAAGGATGTTCGGGAAGTCATTGAACGAGCTCAAAATAATAAAACACTATATGGCTCCAAGACCATTCTGTTTCTGGACGAGGTACATCGTTTTAACAGCTCGCGTCAGGATGCACTATTGCCTGCTGTAGAAAAAGGAACCATTACATTTATTGGCGCAACTACGGAGAATCCATTCCATTACGTTAACGGAGCGCTTATGAGCCGTTCTACCTTGTTTCAGCTGGAGGCGCTAACGAGTGAACACAGTTTGGTGGCGATGCGCAGGGCTTTAGCGGACAAGGATAGAGGGCTTGGATTCATGGAGCTTCAGGTCGATGAAGATGCTTTGCAGCATATTGCTACCATGGCCAATGGAGATATTCGGCGGGCGCTAAATGCCCTGGAGCTTGCTGCGTTAACTACTGCTCCACAGATAGATGGAAGTGTGCATATCACGCTAGAGGTGGCGGAAGAGTCGATTCGGCGCCCCATTGTGAAGGCTGATGAATCGACGCAATATGATGTACTGTCTGCTTTTCATAAAAGCATTCGTGGATCTAGTGACGCCGCGTTGTTCTGGTTTCTATATGCGGTTGAGAAGCTTGGGATGGACCCGATGACTTTTATTCGTCGTCTGATTGCGGCCAGCAGCGAGGATATTGGATTGGCGAACCCCCAGGCTATGGTTCAAGCGGTGAGTGCACTTGAAGCCTATCGGAATAATGGCTGGCCAGAGGCGAAGCTTAATATTGCCCAAGCGATCCTGTTTGCGGTAGAGAGTCCGAAGTCTAATGCGGTTTATACTGCGATTTCAAATGCAATGGCGAGTATGGATGAGATTAAATCCGCCGAGGTGCCGCTGCATTTACGTGATACGCATTATAAAGGCGCAGCTGCGCTAGGGCATGAGGGGTATCAATATCCGCACAATTTTCCGGGGCATTATGTGAAACAGGAGTATCTGCCTAAGGAGATTTCTCAGCGTGTCTTTTATCAAGCGACCGAGCAAGGAAATGAAATTAAGATTCGTCACAATCAACGGCTTAGGGCGGAACAATAG
- a CDS encoding UvrD-helicase domain-containing protein — translation MEDNFQSAYQEEEDRLNQALAEIDTLLEKLNQTPVYTGHDYTEQVLEANREQKRKDLAKLRQEPYFGRLDFQGNDEKQRKALYIGKIGVDREQVSDRPLVIDWRAPVASLFYSFTGGTEPASYEAPEGLIEGLVYLKRNVVIRKQILERVADTYNRESDAPVVSDEFLVYRLGENKDNRLRDIVSTIQEEQDKIIRAAKNTALIIQGVAGSGKTTVALHRLAFLLYQYKDQVSAEKMIIFAPNRMFLDYISDVLPELGVGNIAQSTFPDWAANVLGLELPEQDATETLNRWFETPGGMPVITEETPGRFKGSTVLMSIIESSIKLLETSSVPEGDFIPWEGAVLRRSMILRWHNEEYAPYPPAKRKERVMARIHRWIEMELKKSPSAAAMKERKKKGAQREKAYSAKWPKYDPLTIYKQIFRAAKVPEDWPVNPPENIPVAVLKETVKELKKGIIREEDLPPLLYIHYLLNGNEGGNRFDHVVIDEAQDFSPFQIAVLDLYVRGHSFTILGDLSQGIHAYKGVHAWEEMQTLFAPENTAYHALTRSYRSTMEIIDFANGILSSGVESSLLAVPVFRSGDPVRMIAYGEGVGEREGEGDARLSTLQSALKSLSGGEYRTVAVLTRSLREATELYAELAQHFEDIHLIDGSMTQYQGGLSVLPVYLSKGLEFDAVILADADKDHYGATAWDAKLMYVGCTRALHELWLLHNGEMPSYVQSTAGSDSEGD, via the coding sequence TTGGAAGACAACTTTCAAAGTGCCTATCAAGAGGAAGAAGACAGGCTGAATCAAGCGCTTGCTGAGATCGACACCTTACTGGAGAAGCTTAACCAGACCCCGGTGTACACGGGACACGATTATACGGAACAAGTGTTAGAAGCGAACCGTGAACAGAAGCGCAAAGATCTTGCCAAGCTTCGGCAGGAGCCTTATTTCGGACGGCTTGATTTTCAGGGCAATGATGAGAAGCAGCGGAAGGCACTCTATATAGGCAAAATCGGCGTAGACCGCGAGCAGGTAAGCGACCGTCCGCTTGTCATCGACTGGCGCGCACCGGTAGCAAGCCTGTTCTATTCGTTTACCGGTGGTACGGAGCCAGCCTCCTATGAAGCTCCTGAGGGACTGATAGAAGGACTGGTATACCTCAAGCGTAACGTGGTGATCCGGAAGCAAATTCTGGAGCGGGTTGCGGATACGTATAATCGGGAGAGTGATGCACCCGTAGTATCAGACGAGTTTCTCGTCTATCGACTCGGAGAGAACAAAGATAATCGTCTCCGTGATATCGTATCGACCATTCAAGAGGAGCAGGACAAGATTATCCGTGCGGCTAAAAATACAGCATTGATCATTCAGGGCGTAGCGGGAAGCGGTAAAACAACCGTTGCGTTGCATCGACTTGCTTTTCTGCTGTATCAATACAAGGATCAGGTCTCTGCAGAAAAAATGATTATTTTTGCACCGAACCGGATGTTTCTGGATTACATCTCGGATGTATTGCCTGAACTCGGGGTAGGTAATATTGCTCAGAGTACCTTCCCAGATTGGGCGGCAAATGTACTAGGACTAGAGCTTCCAGAACAGGATGCAACAGAGACGCTTAACCGCTGGTTCGAAACCCCTGGTGGAATGCCAGTGATTACAGAAGAGACACCGGGACGTTTCAAGGGCTCAACGGTTCTGATGAGTATTATTGAATCTAGCATTAAGCTGCTGGAGACAAGTTCTGTCCCTGAGGGGGATTTTATCCCGTGGGAAGGCGCTGTGCTGCGCCGCTCGATGATCTTGCGTTGGCATAATGAGGAGTACGCTCCTTATCCGCCAGCGAAGCGGAAGGAACGTGTAATGGCACGAATTCATCGCTGGATTGAGATGGAACTGAAGAAGAGTCCTTCTGCTGCTGCTATGAAGGAGCGCAAGAAAAAAGGTGCGCAGCGAGAGAAGGCATACAGCGCAAAATGGCCTAAGTATGATCCGCTGACGATCTACAAGCAAATCTTCCGTGCGGCTAAAGTCCCAGAGGATTGGCCGGTGAATCCACCAGAGAATATTCCGGTAGCAGTGCTAAAGGAAACGGTAAAAGAGCTGAAAAAAGGGATCATACGCGAAGAAGATTTACCACCTCTGCTGTATATCCATTATCTGTTGAATGGGAACGAAGGCGGCAATCGTTTTGACCATGTGGTAATTGATGAAGCTCAGGATTTCTCCCCCTTCCAAATTGCTGTGCTGGATTTATACGTGCGAGGACATTCCTTTACCATTCTAGGCGATCTGTCGCAGGGGATACATGCTTATAAAGGCGTACACGCATGGGAAGAGATGCAAACCTTGTTTGCCCCTGAGAACACGGCTTATCATGCACTGACACGTAGTTATCGTTCTACCATGGAAATTATAGATTTCGCTAATGGAATTCTATCGTCGGGTGTAGAAAGCTCGTTGTTAGCTGTTCCCGTCTTTCGTAGTGGGGACCCTGTTCGGATGATCGCCTACGGGGAAGGCGTCGGAGAGCGCGAAGGCGAAGGGGATGCTCGTTTGAGCACCCTGCAATCGGCGCTGAAGTCCTTGTCTGGAGGGGAATATCGTACGGTAGCTGTACTAACACGTAGTCTACGTGAAGCCACAGAGCTGTACGCTGAACTCGCCCAGCATTTTGAGGATATTCATCTGATTGACGGTAGCATGACACAATATCAGGGTGGACTATCGGTGCTACCTGTGTATTTATCTAAAGGTTTGGAGTTTGATGCGGTAATCTTAGCGGATGCCGATAAAGACCATTACGGAGCTACTGCTTGGGATGCGAAGCTGATGTATGTCGGCTGTACACGTGCGCTTCACGAGCTATGGTTGCTTCATAATGGGGAAATGCCTTCCTATGTGCAATCGACGGCTGGAAGCGATTCTGAGGGGGATTAA